A genomic segment from Lutibacter sp. A80 encodes:
- a CDS encoding TerB family tellurite resistance protein: protein MSVLNYKFSGDQERRIGHFSSIVKLALADNVITEGEEKLLKKLADKFIISEEMYNNIIKNPDKYSVKGLHNYDDRIEHLYDLAKMIYADGSVSKEEASVLIKICVGLGFPIKNTEKIADEAIHLILKNNNLEDFTDAIKQVNKQ, encoded by the coding sequence ATGTCTGTTTTAAATTACAAATTTAGTGGTGATCAGGAGCGAAGAATAGGTCATTTCTCGAGTATAGTAAAATTAGCATTAGCAGATAATGTTATTACAGAAGGAGAAGAAAAATTACTTAAAAAATTAGCTGATAAATTTATTATCTCAGAAGAGATGTATAATAATATTATTAAAAATCCTGATAAATATTCAGTAAAAGGACTTCATAATTATGATGATAGAATTGAACATTTATATGATTTAGCAAAAATGATTTATGCTGATGGTTCTGTATCTAAGGAAGAAGCAAGTGTTTTAATAAAAATATGTGTTGGTTTAGGTTTTCCAATAAAAAATACTGAAAAAATTGCAGATGAAGCTATACACTTAATCTTAAAAAATAATAACTTAGAAGACTTTACTGATGCAATAAAGCAAGTAAACAAGCAATAA
- the mfd gene encoding transcription-repair coupling factor, whose product MSAQNIIKNYEQIVEDKQLVSLLLKEKQQIQISNLVGSSLSFIISESFKKTAKQFLLIFNDKEEAAYYLNDLEQLLNDKDVLFYPGSYRRPYQIEEVDNANVLLRSEVLNRLNSRKKPALIVTYPDALFEQVVTKAELNRNTLKIGVNDNLSLDFVNEVLFEYHFNKVDFVTEPGEFSVRGGIIDVFSFSNDQPYRIEFFGDEVDSIRTFDIETQLSTEKLTKVSIMPNVENKTLDEKRDSFLKYISPKTVVFTKNTTFVTDRLTKLFSKAEEAFKQLSTAISHSKPNELFCNGTLINQQLQDFTTVEIINSFKTGVTSKTQQKILKNNENSVVVFNTKPQPAFNKQFDLLIEDFHKNSENGFTNYLFCDSQKQAERFHDIFKDQDTEIEYKTIVFPLYQGFIDVDNRLACYTDHQIFERYHKFRLKNGYAKKQSISLKELTNLEIGDFVTHIDHGIGKFGGLQKIDVEGKKQEAIKLIYGERDILYISIHSLHKISKYNGKDGKAPKLHKLGSKVWKNLKQKTKSRIRHVAYNLIELYAKRKFKKGFQYSPDSYLQHELEASFLYEDTPDQSTSTQDVKNDMESEQPMDRLVCGDVGFGKTEIAIRAAFKAVDNGKQVAILVPTTILAFQHFKTFSERLKDFPVTVDYLNRFRTAKQRKGVLEGLEKGSVDIVIGTHQLTNTSIKYKDLGLLIVDEEQKFGVAVKDKLKTIKENIDTLTLTATPIPRTLQFSLMAARDLSVISTPPPNRVPIESNVIRLNEEIIRDAIRYEIQRGGQVYFIHNRIENIKEVAGLLQRLIPDAKIGIGHGQMEGKKLEQLMLSFINNEFDVLVSTTIIESGLDVPNANTIFINNANNFGLSDLHQMRGRVGRSNKKAFCYFITPSYHMMTDDARKRIEAISMFTDLGSGINIAMKDLEIRGAGDLLGGEQSGFINDIGFDTYQKILTETIEELKENEFKDLYKDDLDKPKEYVKEIQIDTDFEILFPDDYINVISERLSLYNKLGELKTEEELQQFEVQLIDRFGELPTQVVDLLNSVRIKWIAKKLGIERLILKKNRMLCYFISDQQSSYYQTPTFTSVLQYLQKNPTTCVMKEKETKAGLRLLLTFIKITSIKKALETLQKI is encoded by the coding sequence TTGAGCGCCCAAAATATTATAAAAAACTACGAACAAATTGTAGAAGATAAACAATTAGTTTCGTTACTTTTAAAGGAAAAACAACAAATTCAAATCTCGAATTTGGTTGGATCATCATTGTCTTTTATTATTTCAGAAAGCTTTAAAAAAACAGCTAAACAATTCTTATTAATTTTTAATGATAAAGAAGAAGCTGCTTACTATTTAAACGATTTAGAACAACTTTTAAATGATAAAGATGTACTTTTTTATCCTGGTTCATACCGTAGACCTTATCAAATTGAAGAAGTTGATAATGCAAATGTTTTACTGCGTTCTGAAGTTTTAAACCGCCTAAACTCTAGAAAAAAACCAGCTTTAATTGTTACCTATCCAGACGCCTTATTTGAGCAAGTTGTAACCAAAGCCGAATTAAACAGAAACACCCTTAAAATTGGTGTAAACGACAATTTAAGTCTAGATTTTGTAAATGAAGTATTGTTTGAATATCATTTCAACAAAGTAGATTTTGTTACCGAACCTGGAGAATTTTCGGTACGTGGTGGTATTATTGATGTATTTTCATTTTCAAATGATCAGCCGTATAGAATTGAATTTTTTGGGGATGAAGTAGATAGTATTCGTACGTTTGATATTGAAACCCAACTTTCTACCGAAAAGCTAACAAAAGTTAGCATAATGCCAAATGTTGAAAATAAAACTTTAGACGAAAAACGCGATAGTTTTTTAAAGTATATTTCTCCTAAAACTGTTGTTTTTACTAAAAACACAACTTTTGTCACTGATAGATTAACTAAGCTTTTTTCAAAAGCTGAGGAAGCTTTTAAACAATTATCAACAGCAATAAGTCACTCCAAACCAAACGAACTTTTTTGTAACGGAACTCTTATAAATCAACAATTACAAGATTTTACAACAGTAGAAATTATAAACTCTTTTAAAACGGGAGTTACCTCTAAAACACAACAAAAAATACTTAAAAACAATGAAAATAGTGTTGTAGTATTTAACACAAAACCTCAACCTGCATTTAACAAACAATTTGATTTGTTAATAGAAGATTTTCATAAAAATTCTGAAAATGGTTTTACAAATTACCTCTTCTGCGATTCGCAAAAACAAGCAGAACGTTTTCACGATATTTTTAAAGATCAAGACACAGAAATTGAATACAAAACCATTGTTTTTCCATTATATCAAGGTTTTATTGATGTTGACAATAGGTTGGCTTGCTATACCGATCATCAGATTTTTGAACGTTACCATAAATTTAGATTAAAAAATGGCTACGCTAAAAAACAATCTATAAGTTTAAAAGAATTAACAAACCTAGAAATTGGAGATTTTGTTACGCATATAGATCACGGAATTGGAAAATTTGGTGGACTGCAAAAGATAGATGTTGAAGGAAAAAAACAAGAAGCTATTAAACTTATTTATGGCGAACGTGATATTTTATACATTAGCATTCACTCGCTTCATAAAATTTCAAAATATAACGGTAAAGATGGTAAAGCGCCTAAATTACATAAATTAGGCTCTAAAGTTTGGAAAAACCTTAAACAAAAAACAAAATCCCGTATCCGTCATGTTGCCTATAATTTAATTGAATTGTATGCAAAACGAAAATTTAAAAAAGGTTTTCAATACAGTCCAGATAGCTATTTACAACACGAATTAGAAGCTAGTTTTTTATACGAAGATACTCCCGATCAATCCACGTCTACACAAGATGTAAAAAATGATATGGAAAGCGAACAACCAATGGATAGATTGGTATGTGGAGATGTAGGATTTGGAAAAACTGAAATTGCAATAAGAGCTGCTTTTAAGGCTGTAGACAACGGAAAACAAGTCGCTATTTTAGTACCAACAACTATTTTAGCTTTTCAACATTTTAAAACTTTTAGCGAACGTTTAAAAGACTTTCCGGTAACTGTAGATTATTTAAACCGTTTTAGAACTGCAAAACAACGAAAAGGCGTATTAGAAGGCTTAGAAAAAGGCTCGGTTGATATTGTTATTGGTACGCATCAGCTTACAAATACCTCTATAAAATATAAAGATTTAGGACTTTTAATTGTTGATGAAGAGCAAAAATTTGGTGTTGCCGTAAAAGACAAACTAAAAACTATTAAAGAAAACATTGATACTTTAACACTTACAGCCACACCTATTCCAAGAACCTTGCAATTTAGCTTAATGGCTGCACGTGATTTATCGGTTATAAGCACACCACCACCAAACCGAGTTCCAATTGAAAGCAATGTAATCCGTTTAAATGAAGAAATTATTCGTGATGCTATTAGGTATGAAATTCAACGTGGTGGGCAAGTTTATTTTATTCATAATAGAATTGAAAATATTAAAGAAGTTGCTGGTCTATTACAACGCTTAATTCCAGATGCAAAAATTGGTATTGGGCACGGACAAATGGAAGGTAAAAAGTTAGAACAATTAATGCTTTCTTTTATAAATAATGAGTTTGACGTACTAGTTTCTACTACTATTATAGAAAGTGGTTTAGATGTTCCAAATGCAAACACTATTTTTATTAATAATGCTAATAATTTTGGTCTTTCAGATTTACATCAAATGCGCGGTAGAGTTGGACGTTCAAACAAAAAGGCATTTTGCTATTTTATTACACCATCTTACCATATGATGACAGATGATGCCAGAAAACGTATTGAAGCAATTTCAATGTTTACCGATTTAGGAAGTGGAATTAACATCGCTATGAAAGATTTAGAAATACGTGGCGCTGGAGATTTATTAGGCGGTGAACAAAGCGGTTTTATTAATGATATTGGTTTTGATACTTATCAAAAAATACTAACTGAAACTATTGAAGAATTAAAAGAAAACGAATTTAAAGATTTATACAAAGACGATCTTGATAAACCAAAAGAATATGTAAAAGAAATTCAAATTGATACCGATTTTGAGATTCTATTCCCTGATGATTATATCAATGTAATATCAGAAAGATTAAGCTTATATAATAAATTAGGCGAGCTTAAAACCGAAGAAGAGTTACAACAATTTGAAGTGCAATTAATAGATAGATTTGGCGAACTTCCAACACAAGTGGTAGATTTATTAAATAGCGTTCGTATAAAATGGATTGCCAAAAAATTAGGTATAGAACGTTTAATTTTGAAGAAAAATAGAATGTTGTGTTATTTTATTTCCGACCAACAAAGTTCTTATTACCAAACACCAACTTTTACAAGCGTGTTACAATATTTACAAAAAAACCCTACAACCTGTGTAATGAAAGAAAAAGAAACCAAAGCAGGTTTACGATTATTACTTACTTTTATAAAAATTACATCTATTAAAAAAGCTTTAGAAACACTTCAAAAAATTTAA
- a CDS encoding DMT family transporter has translation MKKQQLKNIFDLNIAVILMSTSGVLGKSILFPPEITIWWRCLFAAFIIGLFCWYKKYNLKIKSKKDAVSLLLSGFLLGGHWVTYFYALHLSNVAIGMLSLFTYPIITTLLEPLFFKIKLSKYQLLLGVMIVIGIYFLTPEMNFENNNTKGVLMGILSAFFYALRNIITKKNVHHYNASIVMLYQLIVVVLILWPFSITYNYVDTSNWIKIASLALITTALGHTLFVNSFKNFTISTASIMGSMSPIYGIILGVIFLSEIPSTTTLFGGALILATVFIESIKSTKK, from the coding sequence ATGAAAAAGCAGCAATTAAAAAATATATTCGATCTTAATATTGCTGTTATTTTAATGAGTACTTCTGGCGTATTAGGAAAATCCATTTTATTTCCACCAGAAATAACAATTTGGTGGAGATGCCTTTTTGCCGCTTTTATTATTGGATTATTTTGTTGGTATAAAAAATATAATTTAAAAATAAAAAGTAAAAAAGACGCTGTTTCATTACTTTTAAGTGGTTTTTTATTAGGAGGCCATTGGGTTACTTATTTTTATGCTTTACACCTATCTAACGTAGCAATTGGTATGCTTTCTTTATTCACATATCCAATAATAACTACACTGCTAGAACCTCTTTTTTTTAAAATAAAATTAAGTAAATATCAATTATTACTAGGAGTAATGATAGTAATTGGCATCTATTTTTTAACTCCCGAAATGAATTTTGAAAACAACAATACTAAAGGTGTTTTAATGGGCATTCTATCTGCATTTTTTTATGCACTTAGAAATATTATTACCAAAAAAAATGTACATCATTACAATGCATCTATAGTAATGCTGTATCAATTAATTGTAGTTGTTTTAATTTTATGGCCTTTTAGCATTACTTACAATTATGTAGATACTTCAAACTGGATTAAGATTGCTTCTCTAGCATTAATTACAACCGCATTAGGACATACTTTATTTGTAAATAGTTTTAAAAATTTTACTATTAGTACCGCAAGTATTATGGGAAGTATGAGTCCTATTTATGGCATTATTTTAGGAGTTATTTTCTTATCTGAAATTCCTTCAACAACCACATTATTTGGTGGCGCACTTATATTGGCTACCGTTTTTATAGAAAGCATTAAATCAACCAAAAAGTAA
- the rsmI gene encoding 16S rRNA (cytidine(1402)-2'-O)-methyltransferase produces MESKLYLVPTPIGNLEDITFRAVKVLKEVDLILAEDTRTSGKLLKHFEISTHMHSHHMHNEHKTVDNIVKRIKSGEAIALISDAGTPAISDPGFLLTRACIENDIEIECLPGATAFVPALVNSGLPNDKFVFEGFLPVKKGRQTRLTFLTEETRTIIFYESPHKLVKTLTNFVEYFGADRPVSVSRELTKLYEETVRGTVAEVLEHFTKTAPKGEFVIVLGGKNTK; encoded by the coding sequence TTGGAATCAAAACTATATTTAGTACCAACACCTATTGGAAATTTAGAAGATATCACTTTTAGAGCTGTAAAAGTTTTAAAAGAAGTAGATTTAATTTTAGCTGAAGATACACGTACCAGCGGAAAATTATTAAAACATTTTGAAATTTCTACGCATATGCACAGTCACCATATGCATAACGAGCATAAAACAGTAGATAACATAGTAAAACGTATTAAAAGTGGAGAAGCAATCGCTTTAATTTCTGATGCAGGTACTCCAGCAATTTCAGATCCAGGGTTTTTATTAACACGTGCTTGTATAGAAAACGATATTGAAATTGAATGTTTACCAGGTGCAACAGCTTTTGTTCCTGCATTGGTAAATAGCGGTTTACCAAACGATAAATTCGTTTTTGAAGGCTTTTTACCTGTAAAAAAAGGACGACAAACACGTTTAACTTTTTTAACAGAAGAAACTCGAACTATTATTTTTTATGAATCTCCTCATAAATTAGTAAAAACACTTACTAATTTTGTCGAATATTTTGGAGCAGACCGTCCAGTTTCTGTTTCTCGAGAACTCACTAAATTATACGAAGAAACAGTTAGAGGAACCGTTGCAGAAGTGCTTGAACATTTTACAAAAACTGCTCCAAAAGGTGAATTTGTTATTGTTTTAGGAGGAAAAAATACTAAGTGA
- a CDS encoding DUF1801 domain-containing protein, giving the protein MKELDSFYLNKVEPNKSCLLALRAIILNTDKHISEVKKYGMPCFCYKQKMFCYLWTDKKTLEPYILFVEGKHLNHPKLEAGTRSRMKIFKINPTEDLPINTIHLLLNKALNLYKNGTIII; this is encoded by the coding sequence ATGAAAGAACTCGATAGTTTTTATTTAAATAAAGTAGAACCAAATAAAAGTTGTTTACTTGCATTACGTGCTATTATTTTAAATACTGATAAACATATTTCTGAAGTTAAAAAGTATGGAATGCCTTGTTTTTGTTATAAACAAAAGATGTTCTGTTACCTTTGGACAGATAAAAAAACATTAGAACCTTATATTTTATTTGTTGAAGGAAAACACTTAAATCATCCAAAATTAGAAGCTGGAACACGCTCTAGAATGAAAATATTTAAAATTAATCCAACTGAAGATCTTCCAATAAATACTATTCATTTACTGTTAAATAAAGCATTAAATTTATACAAAAATGGTACAATTATAATTTAG
- a CDS encoding SMP-30/gluconolactonase/LRE family protein: MNFFKNHFLLFYCFIFISFNSFAQVEETDILSAKLFVELPDYCPTPDAFDIAPDGSLTLSCPNYADRSKPGVLMRITKEGEVSKLVYVPVLQETGISKPMGIAYDDKGVLYVCDNQGNRGRLLRMTFNETTLISTEIIASGFNSINGIRYYNGAVYVTQTNLPKLKKDKVVGAVYRFKISDRNITINNDNSDKNLIYTSITQNPNRQVGLDGLVFNKEGNLLVGNLGDATIYKLTLTPEGEVSNDEVYVKLPITAAPDGINIDSKGNLYVAGFAQNQIFKVDTNKKVTILAQYPDNDGENGALDQPADLIVYGDKLIISNFDLMVAKGMKNTKHSKPYTLSYITLKE, from the coding sequence ATGAATTTCTTCAAAAACCACTTTTTACTTTTTTATTGTTTCATATTTATTTCTTTTAACTCGTTTGCTCAAGTTGAAGAAACAGATATATTATCGGCAAAATTATTTGTTGAATTACCAGATTATTGCCCAACTCCTGATGCGTTTGATATTGCCCCTGACGGAAGTTTAACACTCTCTTGTCCAAATTATGCAGACAGGTCTAAACCTGGAGTTTTAATGCGTATTACAAAAGAAGGGGAAGTTTCAAAATTAGTATATGTACCTGTTTTACAAGAAACAGGAATATCTAAACCAATGGGAATTGCTTATGACGATAAAGGTGTGCTTTATGTTTGTGACAATCAAGGTAATAGAGGGCGACTTTTAAGAATGACTTTTAATGAAACCACGCTAATTAGTACTGAAATTATTGCTTCAGGATTTAATTCAATAAACGGAATTAGATATTACAATGGAGCTGTTTATGTTACTCAAACAAATTTACCAAAACTTAAAAAAGATAAAGTTGTTGGTGCTGTGTATCGCTTTAAAATTTCAGATAGAAATATTACAATTAATAATGATAATTCAGATAAAAATTTAATTTACACTTCTATAACGCAAAACCCAAATAGACAAGTAGGTTTAGATGGTTTGGTTTTTAATAAAGAAGGTAATTTATTGGTTGGAAATTTGGGTGATGCAACTATCTACAAACTAACATTAACACCCGAAGGTGAAGTAAGTAACGATGAGGTTTATGTAAAATTGCCTATAACTGCTGCTCCTGATGGAATTAATATTGATTCAAAAGGGAATTTATATGTAGCAGGTTTTGCACAAAACCAAATATTTAAGGTTGATACCAATAAAAAAGTAACAATTCTTGCTCAATATCCTGATAATGATGGTGAAAATGGGGCATTAGATCAACCAGCAGATTTAATTGTTTACGGAGATAAATTAATTATTTCGAATTTTGATTTAATGGTTGCTAAAGGAATGAAAAACACAAAACACAGTAAGCCTTATACCTTGTCTTATATTACTCTAAAAGAATAA